In one window of Candidatus Binatus sp. DNA:
- a CDS encoding OmpA family protein, whose protein sequence is MRLKSRLVKSAATIVGAVFLASSLSSCAYLRQPRSWGNCAIIGAALGAGAGAASGIVIADNVRGHGDTSSDAKTWGGIGGAAAGALIGGLAGHYICDPIIPPPPPPPAPPPPPPPPPPPPPPPPAKEKLVLRGVHFDFDKSNIRPGDAAVLDEAAATLKASPNVAINVNGYCDAIGSVEYNLKLSDRRSNSVVDYLVKAGIPESRLIPHGYGKSDFVATNDTAEGRAQNRRVELMPQ, encoded by the coding sequence ATGAGATTGAAATCGAGACTAGTTAAGTCGGCTGCGACGATTGTAGGCGCCGTCTTTTTGGCGAGCAGCTTAAGCAGTTGCGCGTATCTGCGGCAGCCGCGCTCATGGGGAAACTGCGCAATCATCGGAGCAGCATTGGGTGCCGGCGCGGGAGCAGCCTCCGGTATCGTCATCGCTGACAACGTCCGCGGCCACGGCGACACCTCGAGCGACGCGAAGACCTGGGGTGGAATCGGTGGCGCCGCTGCCGGTGCACTGATTGGCGGTCTCGCCGGACATTACATTTGCGATCCAATCATTCCTCCGCCTCCTCCGCCGCCGGCGCCTCCACCGCCTCCTCCGCCGCCGCCGCCACCGCCGCCGCCTCCTCCTGCCAAGGAGAAGCTGGTTCTACGTGGCGTGCACTTCGACTTCGACAAGTCGAATATCCGGCCGGGTGATGCGGCAGTTCTGGATGAAGCCGCGGCCACTCTGAAGGCCAGCCCGAACGTCGCGATCAACGTCAACGGATACTGCGACGCGATCGGCAGCGTCGAGTACAATCTGAAACTGTCCGACCGCCGTTCGAACTCGGTCGTGGATTACCTGGTGAAGGCCGGTATCCCCGAGAGCCGTTTGATTCCGCACGGCTACGGCAAGAGCGATTTCGTCGCGACCAACGACACGGCCGAAGGCCGCGCTCAGAACCGGCGCGTCGAACTGATGCCTCAATAA
- a CDS encoding acyl-CoA dehydrogenase family protein, whose translation MIDFELEPQVVNRLKMYRMVSEQMMRPISRDCDEHEHVKPTQFYESMWSASAMAEVQVGNDKDKAGDGAKADAGPKLRNLYTVLSTEELCWGDAGLFLSTPNAGLGGAAVMAAGTAEQKERFLKRFREGKPKWGAMAITEPGCGSDSAAVTTTATRDGDHWVINGTKIFCTAGEMAAEKSEGFVVVWATVDKSAGRAGIKPFVVEHNTPGMDVVRVENKLGIRASDTAAIVFDNCRVPFDHLLGSAEVKREGGFKDVMATFDATRPIVAAMAIGVGRAALDFVRDFLKEQKVAIRYGISPRRLTTIERDFMEMEVQLQAARLLTWRAAWMLDLGKRNSLEASMAKAKAGLAVTLITQKAVELLGPIGYSRKHLVEKWMRDAKINDIFEGTQQINMIIIARRILGYSSKELN comes from the coding sequence ATGATCGATTTCGAACTCGAACCGCAAGTAGTCAATCGGCTCAAGATGTATCGCATGGTTTCGGAGCAAATGATGCGGCCGATTTCGCGCGACTGCGACGAGCACGAGCACGTCAAGCCGACGCAGTTTTACGAATCGATGTGGTCGGCGTCCGCGATGGCCGAAGTCCAGGTCGGCAACGATAAGGACAAAGCCGGCGACGGCGCGAAAGCCGACGCGGGTCCGAAATTGCGCAATCTCTACACCGTGCTGAGCACCGAAGAACTATGCTGGGGCGACGCGGGCCTGTTCCTATCGACGCCAAACGCAGGCCTTGGCGGCGCGGCAGTGATGGCGGCTGGCACCGCGGAGCAGAAAGAACGATTCCTGAAACGATTTCGCGAAGGCAAGCCCAAGTGGGGCGCGATGGCGATCACTGAGCCGGGATGCGGCTCGGATTCAGCCGCCGTCACTACGACTGCCACGCGCGACGGCGATCACTGGGTGATCAACGGCACCAAGATTTTTTGCACCGCGGGCGAGATGGCGGCGGAGAAATCCGAGGGCTTCGTCGTGGTGTGGGCGACGGTGGATAAGAGCGCGGGGCGTGCGGGAATCAAGCCGTTCGTGGTCGAGCACAACACGCCCGGGATGGACGTGGTGCGGGTCGAGAACAAACTCGGAATTCGCGCATCGGATACCGCGGCGATCGTTTTCGACAATTGCCGCGTGCCATTCGATCATCTGCTCGGCAGTGCGGAGGTCAAGCGCGAAGGCGGTTTCAAGGACGTGATGGCGACCTTCGACGCGACGCGGCCGATCGTTGCGGCGATGGCGATCGGGGTAGGGCGCGCGGCGCTCGATTTCGTGCGCGATTTCCTGAAAGAGCAGAAGGTGGCGATCCGTTACGGGATTTCACCGCGGCGGTTGACCACGATCGAGCGCGACTTCATGGAAATGGAAGTACAGTTGCAGGCGGCGCGGCTGCTCACGTGGCGCGCGGCGTGGATGCTCGATCTCGGCAAGCGCAACAGCCTGGAAGCGTCGATGGCGAAGGCCAAGGCGGGACTCGCGGTCACGCTGATCACGCAGAAGGCGGTCGAGTTGCTGGGGCCGATCGGCTATTCGCGCAAGCATCTGGTCGAGAAGTGGATGCGCGACGCGAAGATCAACGATATCTTCGAGGGCACGCAGCAGATCAATATGATCATTATCGCGCGCCGAATCCTCGGCTACAGCAGTAAGGAGCTGAACTGA
- a CDS encoding acyl-CoA dehydrogenase family protein codes for MIDFELSEEQQMIRDSVGGFAREEIRAAARPADESGIIPPELVAKAWQFGLVSGAIPEQFGGGGDARSAVTGAIVAEELAFGDFAIALHVLAPRLFAFPILEMGTDEQRAKFLKHFCGADFAAATAAIMEPRFDFDLTAMQTIAKRDGAGFILDGIKCNVPLASESNNILVYAATDAGKGFAGVDAFIINRNARDAPGVTISEREKNMGLKALATYELTLNDCRVDADARLGGDKGIDFSRLMSESRVAFAAMGVGVANAAYEYARDYAKERKAFGVPIATKQAIAFILADMAIEIDASRLLIWEAAAKLDKGGDALKESYLAKNYVAASALKITDNAVQVLGGHGYIREHPVEMWLRNARGLAAIDGIATV; via the coding sequence ATGATTGATTTCGAACTCAGCGAAGAGCAGCAGATGATCCGCGACAGCGTCGGCGGTTTCGCGCGCGAGGAAATCCGCGCCGCGGCGCGTCCGGCCGACGAAAGCGGTATCATCCCGCCGGAACTGGTAGCGAAGGCGTGGCAGTTCGGCCTGGTCAGCGGCGCAATCCCGGAGCAGTTCGGCGGTGGCGGGGACGCGCGATCCGCGGTGACCGGCGCGATTGTCGCGGAGGAACTGGCATTCGGCGATTTTGCGATCGCGCTGCACGTGCTGGCGCCGCGCCTGTTCGCATTTCCGATCCTCGAGATGGGCACCGACGAGCAACGCGCAAAATTTTTGAAACATTTTTGCGGCGCCGATTTCGCCGCGGCGACTGCCGCGATAATGGAGCCGCGCTTCGACTTTGATTTGACCGCGATGCAGACGATCGCGAAGCGCGACGGCGCTGGATTCATTTTGGATGGCATCAAATGCAACGTGCCGCTCGCGAGCGAGTCGAACAATATCCTGGTGTATGCGGCGACCGATGCAGGCAAGGGATTCGCGGGCGTCGATGCGTTCATTATTAATCGCAATGCGCGCGACGCGCCCGGCGTGACGATTTCAGAGCGCGAGAAAAACATGGGACTCAAGGCGCTCGCGACGTACGAACTCACCCTCAACGATTGCCGCGTCGATGCGGACGCGCGGCTCGGCGGCGACAAGGGAATCGATTTTTCGCGCCTGATGAGCGAGTCGCGCGTCGCGTTTGCCGCGATGGGAGTGGGCGTTGCGAACGCCGCTTACGAATACGCACGCGACTACGCGAAGGAGCGCAAGGCGTTCGGCGTGCCGATCGCGACCAAGCAGGCGATCGCTTTTATCCTCGCGGACATGGCGATCGAAATCGACGCGTCGCGGCTGCTGATCTGGGAAGCGGCGGCGAAACTCGACAAGGGCGGCGACGCGCTCAAGGAAAGTTACCTCGCCAAGAATTACGTCGCGGCGAGCGCGCTCAAAATTACTGACAACGCGGTGCAGGTGCTCGGCGGCCACGGCTACATCCGGGAGCATCCGGTGGAGATGTGGCTGCGCAATGCGCGCGGTCTCGCCGCGATCGATGGAATCGCAACTGTTTAG
- a CDS encoding Gfo/Idh/MocA family protein — translation MSVEGVIRVGIIGAGLIGQVHSRMLRLIADRTEQSVRVVAVADVVPSAAQALASRWQDARAVALAEEIIGDPAIDAVWICMPTAMHREVCIAAARAGKHIFCEKPLAMTTAHASEMAAAIESAGVLAQVGLVMRLSPAYTVIKSMFADPCVGRMLAIMMRDDQDFPTRGVHASAWRNDPSLTAGGTLIEHSVHDFDILRWMFGPIARVSCVTRNLNGANGVEDSGAIEMEFAGGFHGQLTSVWHRMLGRPSNRRLEVFAENLFVASDYDTLGPIVFQRGESADLETIEPDEVMRRFSEILLDERPYLAPMKDCFAIPYAIENAIFVAALKGECIPDPPFAAGVSVQAMVESAYESARTRRTVEIEN, via the coding sequence ATGTCCGTCGAAGGCGTGATTCGCGTCGGAATCATCGGCGCGGGACTGATTGGGCAGGTGCATTCGCGGATGCTTCGGCTGATTGCCGATCGCACCGAGCAAAGCGTGCGCGTCGTCGCGGTTGCGGACGTCGTGCCGAGTGCAGCGCAGGCGCTGGCGTCGCGATGGCAGGATGCGCGCGCGGTCGCGTTGGCAGAGGAGATCATCGGCGATCCGGCGATCGACGCGGTGTGGATTTGCATGCCGACCGCGATGCATCGCGAGGTGTGTATCGCCGCCGCTCGCGCCGGCAAGCACATCTTTTGCGAGAAGCCGCTCGCGATGACGACCGCGCACGCATCCGAGATGGCCGCCGCGATCGAATCGGCTGGCGTGCTCGCGCAAGTCGGTCTGGTGATGCGACTGTCGCCGGCTTACACCGTGATCAAATCGATGTTCGCCGATCCGTGCGTCGGCCGGATGCTCGCGATCATGATGCGCGACGACCAGGATTTTCCGACGCGCGGCGTTCATGCGAGTGCATGGCGCAACGATCCGTCGCTCACGGCGGGTGGCACGCTGATCGAGCACAGCGTGCACGATTTTGACATCCTGCGTTGGATGTTCGGACCGATTGCGCGCGTCTCGTGCGTCACCAGAAATCTGAACGGCGCGAACGGCGTCGAGGATTCCGGTGCGATCGAGATGGAATTTGCGGGCGGGTTTCACGGCCAACTTACCTCGGTATGGCATCGGATGCTCGGCCGTCCGAGCAATCGGCGGCTTGAAGTATTCGCCGAGAATTTATTCGTGGCATCGGACTACGACACGCTCGGGCCGATTGTGTTTCAGCGCGGCGAGAGCGCAGATTTGGAGACGATCGAGCCGGACGAAGTGATGCGCCGTTTCAGCGAGATCCTGCTGGATGAACGGCCGTATCTCGCGCCGATGAAGGACTGCTTCGCGATTCCGTATGCGATCGAAAACGCGATTTTCGTCGCCGCATTGAAAGGGGAGTGCATCCCCGATCCGCCGTTTGCGGCGGGCGTATCGGTGCAAGCGATGGTTGAGTCGGCGTACGAGTCGGCGCGCACGCGGCGAACGGTCGAAATCGAAAACTGA
- the pgeF gene encoding peptidoglycan editing factor PgeF, with the protein MEIETALSTGASGIPIVRAWNDVETSIIHGFIGRQGGVSAGAFASMNLSYFVGDDARAVDENWERLRREVPELKLVARVNQVHGNIVQVVTRATASSRARADGMVTRDPGVMLGIFTADCVPILMIDEKRKIAGAIHAGWRGVIAGIVANGVDAMVSLGADIENIRAVLGPSIGPCCFEVDATLAERFVREIEGSERHARAGRPGKAYLDLRGLVRDRLIGARLADVNISAVGPCTRCASERFFSRRAAGGKTTGLQMSFVGFAE; encoded by the coding sequence GTGGAAATCGAGACAGCATTATCCACAGGCGCGAGCGGTATTCCGATCGTGCGCGCGTGGAACGACGTGGAGACATCAATCATCCACGGGTTCATCGGGCGGCAAGGAGGGGTCAGCGCGGGCGCGTTCGCCTCGATGAATCTGTCGTACTTCGTCGGTGATGACGCGCGGGCCGTCGATGAGAATTGGGAGCGCCTGCGCCGCGAAGTGCCGGAGCTAAAGTTGGTCGCGCGGGTGAACCAGGTGCACGGAAATATAGTGCAGGTCGTGACGCGAGCGACGGCGTCGTCGCGGGCGCGGGCGGATGGCATGGTCACGCGCGATCCGGGCGTGATGCTCGGGATCTTCACGGCGGACTGCGTGCCGATTTTGATGATCGATGAGAAGCGGAAAATCGCGGGCGCGATTCACGCGGGATGGCGCGGCGTGATCGCGGGAATCGTGGCGAACGGCGTCGATGCGATGGTGTCGCTCGGTGCCGATATCGAGAATATCCGCGCGGTGCTGGGTCCATCGATCGGGCCGTGCTGCTTCGAGGTCGATGCGACGCTGGCCGAGCGCTTTGTCCGCGAGATCGAAGGCAGCGAGCGTCATGCGCGCGCCGGCCGTCCGGGCAAGGCGTATCTCGATCTGCGCGGCCTCGTGCGCGATCGATTGATTGGCGCGAGATTGGCGGACGTGAATATCAGCGCGGTCGGGCCGTGCACGCGATGCGCCTCCGAGCGGTTTTTCTCGCGGCGCGCGGCAGGCGGAAAAACCACCGGGCTGCAGATGAGCTTCGTCGGCTTCGCAGAGTAA
- the uvrA gene encoding excinuclease ABC subunit UvrA: protein MDRTISIRGARTHNLANISLEIPRGMLTVVTGVSGSGKSSLVFDTLYAEGQRRFVQSMSTYARMFLERMERPDVDSISQIPPALALRQKNTIKNARSTVGTVTEISDYLRLLFATVGITTCPQCGGAVRRDTVESAGAQILATPGMYLVLAPFEAGSRSMLDAANYLIQNGYHRLFIGGAITETVEFASRADAADARPDSAMLVIVDRISVNSPSDHERVREALEKAFYLGGSRARAVRVERSNGNGNTHTVATLDFDRRFNCSNCATPFAEPTSALFSSNSPIGACAECEGFGRTVELDLEKVIPNPNLSLRQGLIAPWRTPAYHEMNAWMLKLARRRKIRTTAPFREMTDEERGWLLDGDEGPRTKWDPDKWPGVHGFFKWLEGRRYKTHVRILLAKYRRFVTCPSCAGSKLKRDALNVRVDGASIADVGRLSVRDLIGWLDQIARRPEVSTRAGVVMRELRNRVSYLLEVGLGYLTIERQARTLSGGEAQRIHLATALGSVLVGTLYALDEPTVGLHAADARRLLGVLHHLRDFGNTVVVVEHDPGIIAGADNVVELGPGGGTEGGRLIYSGDPALTALDSMASSPGRVLLMRALSKQRKFAKHDPSIRITGAREHNLAGIDVALPLGRMICITGVSGSGKSSLVEDVLYNNYLRSKGISAEVGECDRIDGLDQIGAIVHMGQELPTRSMRSNPATYLKIYDEIRKLFASSPEAKRLKVQPRHFSFNVTGGRCEKCRGTGTVTIEMHFMADLEVKCDSCDGRRFQSHILAIRYRKLNINQVLDLTVEDARRFFAHSRAIVERLDALNAVGLGYLRLGQTTSTLSGGEAQRLKLARFLLVDLEPTPVNDAGKSLPRMFLLDEPTTGLSSTDIRRLTRVLSRLVAEGNTLVVIEHNLEFIAHADYVIDLGPGGGDEGGRIVACGSPVDIAASEKSETGRELRRLFGLPERGRQVRSAIRTAAGA from the coding sequence TTGGACCGCACGATCAGTATTCGCGGCGCGCGGACTCACAACCTCGCAAACATCTCGCTCGAAATCCCGCGCGGGATGCTCACCGTCGTCACCGGCGTTTCCGGCTCCGGCAAATCGAGCCTCGTGTTCGACACGCTCTACGCCGAGGGCCAGCGGCGCTTCGTGCAGAGCATGTCCACCTACGCGCGGATGTTCCTCGAACGGATGGAGCGTCCCGACGTCGATTCGATCTCGCAAATTCCGCCCGCACTCGCACTCCGACAAAAAAACACCATCAAGAATGCCCGCTCGACTGTCGGCACCGTGACCGAGATTAGCGACTACTTGCGCCTGCTGTTCGCGACCGTCGGCATCACCACCTGCCCGCAATGCGGCGGCGCCGTTCGCCGTGACACCGTCGAAAGTGCTGGCGCGCAGATCCTCGCGACACCCGGGATGTACCTCGTGCTCGCGCCGTTCGAGGCGGGCTCGCGCTCGATGCTCGACGCCGCGAATTACCTGATCCAGAACGGCTACCATCGCCTGTTCATCGGCGGCGCGATCACCGAGACAGTTGAATTCGCGTCACGCGCTGATGCCGCCGATGCACGTCCTGACAGCGCGATGCTGGTGATTGTCGATCGAATTTCTGTGAACAGCCCATCCGATCACGAGCGCGTGCGAGAAGCGCTCGAGAAGGCATTCTACCTGGGCGGTTCGCGCGCACGCGCGGTTCGCGTCGAGCGCAGCAATGGCAATGGCAACACGCACACCGTCGCGACGCTCGATTTCGATCGCAGGTTCAATTGTTCGAATTGCGCGACGCCGTTTGCCGAGCCAACCTCCGCGCTGTTTTCGTCGAACAGTCCGATTGGCGCGTGCGCTGAATGCGAGGGCTTCGGCCGCACCGTCGAACTCGATCTCGAAAAAGTAATTCCGAATCCGAACCTGTCGCTGCGGCAGGGGTTGATCGCGCCGTGGCGTACGCCCGCTTATCACGAGATGAACGCGTGGATGCTCAAGCTCGCGCGGCGCAGAAAAATCCGCACCACCGCGCCCTTTCGCGAAATGACCGACGAGGAACGCGGCTGGCTGCTCGACGGCGACGAAGGCCCGCGCACGAAATGGGATCCCGACAAGTGGCCCGGCGTGCACGGATTCTTCAAATGGCTCGAAGGACGCCGCTACAAAACGCACGTGCGAATCCTGCTCGCGAAGTATCGCCGCTTCGTGACGTGCCCGAGTTGCGCCGGCTCGAAGTTGAAACGCGATGCGCTCAACGTTCGCGTTGACGGCGCCTCGATCGCCGACGTCGGCCGTCTCTCCGTGCGCGATTTGATCGGATGGCTCGATCAAATTGCGCGACGTCCCGAGGTCTCCACTCGCGCCGGCGTTGTAATGCGAGAGTTGCGCAATCGCGTCAGCTACCTGCTCGAAGTCGGCCTCGGCTATCTCACGATCGAGCGGCAAGCGCGCACTCTCTCCGGTGGCGAGGCGCAGCGGATTCATCTCGCGACTGCGCTCGGCAGCGTGCTGGTCGGCACTCTCTACGCGCTCGACGAACCGACGGTGGGTCTTCATGCCGCCGACGCGCGCCGCTTGCTCGGTGTGCTGCATCACCTGCGCGATTTCGGCAACACCGTCGTCGTCGTCGAGCACGATCCCGGCATAATCGCGGGCGCAGATAACGTTGTCGAGCTTGGCCCTGGCGGCGGCACCGAAGGCGGACGCCTGATCTATTCCGGTGATCCCGCCTTGACCGCGCTCGACAGTATGGCGTCGTCGCCCGGACGCGTGCTGCTGATGCGGGCGCTATCGAAGCAGCGAAAATTCGCCAAGCACGATCCCTCGATTCGAATCACCGGCGCGCGCGAGCACAACCTCGCCGGCATCGACGTCGCGCTTCCGCTCGGCCGCATGATTTGCATCACTGGAGTTTCAGGCTCGGGCAAATCGTCGCTGGTCGAGGACGTGCTCTACAACAACTATCTGCGAAGCAAGGGGATTTCCGCCGAAGTTGGCGAATGCGATCGAATCGACGGCCTCGATCAGATCGGCGCCATCGTGCACATGGGCCAGGAATTGCCGACGCGCTCGATGCGTTCGAATCCCGCGACCTATCTCAAAATCTACGACGAGATTCGAAAGTTGTTCGCGTCGAGCCCCGAAGCCAAACGCCTCAAAGTGCAGCCGCGGCATTTTTCCTTCAATGTCACCGGCGGGCGATGCGAAAAATGCCGCGGCACCGGCACCGTCACGATCGAGATGCACTTCATGGCCGACCTCGAAGTGAAATGCGACTCGTGCGACGGCCGCCGCTTCCAGAGCCACATCCTCGCGATCCGCTATCGCAAGCTCAACATCAATCAGGTGCTCGATCTCACCGTCGAGGATGCGCGCCGCTTCTTCGCGCACTCGCGCGCGATCGTCGAACGGCTCGACGCCCTCAATGCGGTCGGCCTCGGCTATCTGCGCCTCGGTCAGACCACTTCGACCTTGTCCGGCGGCGAGGCCCAGCGTCTCAAGCTCGCGCGATTTCTGCTGGTCGATCTCGAACCGACGCCGGTCAATGACGCGGGCAAAAGCCTGCCGCGGATGTTCCTGCTCGACGAACCGACCACCGGCCTCAGTTCCACCGACATCCGGCGCCTCACGCGGGTGCTCTCGCGATTGGTCGCCGAAGGCAATACGCTGGTGGTGATCGAGCACAACCTGGAATTTATCGCGCACGCTGACTATGTCATTGATCTCGGGCCCGGCGGCGGTGACGAGGGAGGCCGAATCGTGGCGTGCGGCTCGCCGGTCGATATCGCGGCGTCGGAAAAATCGGAAACCGGACGCGAACTGCGCCGCCTGTTTGGACTTCCCGAGCGCGGACGCCAGGTCCGCTCGGCGATCAGAACGGCGGCCGGTGCATAG
- a CDS encoding RluA family pseudouridine synthase has product MDDVSRERLDHYLVRTGLASSRRIAQELVERGMVRINGRYPRKSEIVGADDQVEVRGANIARIATPLQPDSSIAIDIVHQDAAVIVVNKPGGIPCHPLRPDERGTVMNAIVARFPDTASAGEKPLEGGLVHRLDNGTSGAMLIARNRAAFIKLREAIRSSKIARRYEALVLGDLDRKLTIDTPIAHHPKNPRKMIGGDPASANPKRAGRPALTTVEPLRRIGDFTLVSIVPKTGCRHQIRVHLASAGLPIVGDTLYGGPESAQLAHGRFWLHLCDIAFDSPAVGHVKATAPLPQDLKALLA; this is encoded by the coding sequence GTGGATGACGTCAGTCGCGAACGCCTCGACCATTACCTGGTGAGGACCGGCCTCGCCTCGTCGCGGCGAATCGCGCAGGAACTCGTCGAGCGCGGGATGGTCCGCATCAACGGACGCTATCCGCGCAAAAGCGAAATCGTCGGCGCCGACGATCAAGTCGAAGTGCGCGGCGCAAACATCGCGCGCATCGCGACGCCGCTGCAGCCCGATTCGAGCATCGCGATCGATATCGTCCATCAGGACGCGGCCGTCATCGTCGTGAACAAGCCCGGCGGCATCCCGTGTCATCCGCTGCGACCGGACGAACGCGGCACCGTGATGAATGCGATCGTCGCGCGATTTCCCGACACGGCCAGCGCCGGCGAAAAGCCACTCGAAGGCGGACTGGTCCATCGCCTCGACAACGGCACCTCGGGCGCGATGCTCATCGCGCGCAATCGCGCCGCATTCATCAAGCTTCGCGAGGCAATTCGATCGTCGAAAATTGCGCGCCGTTATGAAGCGTTGGTCTTGGGCGATCTCGATCGCAAGCTCACAATCGATACGCCGATCGCGCATCATCCGAAAAATCCGCGCAAGATGATCGGCGGCGATCCCGCGAGCGCCAATCCCAAGCGCGCTGGCCGTCCCGCGCTCACGACCGTCGAGCCTCTGCGACGTATCGGCGACTTCACGCTCGTCTCGATCGTGCCGAAGACCGGCTGCCGTCATCAGATTCGAGTGCATCTCGCGAGCGCCGGTCTACCGATCGTTGGTGATACGCTGTACGGCGGCCCTGAAAGCGCGCAACTCGCGCACGGCCGTTTCTGGCTTCATCTATGCGATATCGCGTTCGACTCGCCGGCAGTCGGACACGTCAAAGCGACCGCGCCGCTCCCGCAAGATCTTAAAGCATTGCTCGCCTAG